A window of the Polaribacter sp. HaHaR_3_91 genome harbors these coding sequences:
- a CDS encoding stage II sporulation protein M codes for MREVAFIKQNKEKWLEFEQGFSNKEKKSPDDIANLHIKIMNDLVYAQTYYPKSKVTQYLNKLAKSSFDKVYHSKRRNKNVLLYFFFDKVPLLAYQYRKYIYLSFIVFFACFFIGLLSTLNDTSFARQILGNNYIDQTLENIESGDAMAIYKGGSNWGTFIGIYDNNQRVGLKMFLSGLFIGIGTGFYVVYNAIMVAVFQAFFYQNNSLFDSLKGIWIHGTYEIFSMIIEAAAGYIIGASILFPGAYKRFESFKIGMKAAFYIFISTIPFTLAAAFLEGYITRYSNIMPTVLCFAIIGFSLATISYYYLILPFKVANKHQLR; via the coding sequence ATGAGAGAGGTCGCTTTTATAAAGCAAAATAAAGAAAAATGGCTCGAATTTGAACAAGGTTTTTCAAATAAAGAGAAAAAAAGTCCAGATGACATTGCAAACTTGCATATAAAAATCATGAACGATTTGGTATATGCACAAACCTATTATCCTAAAAGTAAAGTTACTCAGTATTTAAATAAGTTGGCAAAGTCTAGTTTTGACAAGGTTTATCACTCAAAAAGACGCAACAAAAATGTTTTATTGTATTTCTTTTTTGATAAAGTACCACTACTCGCCTACCAATACAGAAAATATATTTATCTCTCTTTTATTGTCTTTTTTGCTTGTTTTTTCATCGGTTTGTTATCAACATTAAACGATACTTCATTTGCAAGACAGATTTTAGGAAACAATTATATAGATCAAACCTTAGAAAATATAGAAAGTGGCGATGCCATGGCAATTTATAAAGGAGGTAGCAATTGGGGTACTTTTATTGGTATTTACGATAATAACCAACGTGTTGGATTAAAAATGTTCTTATCTGGGTTATTTATAGGTATTGGTACTGGTTTTTACGTGGTATATAATGCTATAATGGTGGCTGTTTTTCAAGCATTCTTTTATCAAAATAATAGTTTGTTCGACAGTTTAAAAGGAATTTGGATTCATGGTACCTATGAGATTTTTAGCATGATCATAGAAGCAGCAGCAGGATATATTATTGGCGCTAGTATTTTGTTTCCAGGAGCATACAAACGTTTCGAATCCTTTAAAATAGGTATGAAAGCAGCGTTTTATATTTTTATAAGCACCATTCCGTTTACCTTAGCAGCAGCTTTTTTAGAAGGTTATATTACCCGATATTCTAATATTATGCCTACCGTTTTGTGTTTTGCAATCATTGGTTTTAGCTTAGCTACTATTAGTTATTACTACTTAATTTTACCTTTTAAGGTAGCTAATAAACATCAATTACGTTAA
- a CDS encoding DUF805 domain-containing protein: MNWYIKVIKQYSDFKGRARRQEYWMFILINSIISIGFMFMDKIFGTNYGEFGEDGYLETFYSLAVLVPYIAVTVRRMHDVGKSGWYMLIPFYNFYLACTNSENGENKWGENPKGEGNSSEINQIGQE; the protein is encoded by the coding sequence GTGAATTGGTATATAAAAGTAATAAAACAGTATTCAGACTTTAAAGGAAGAGCAAGACGTCAGGAATATTGGATGTTTATTTTAATAAATTCAATTATTTCTATCGGTTTCATGTTTATGGACAAAATTTTTGGTACAAATTACGGAGAATTTGGTGAAGATGGATATCTTGAAACGTTCTATAGTTTAGCTGTTTTAGTGCCATATATAGCAGTTACAGTAAGAAGAATGCATGATGTTGGAAAAAGTGGTTGGTATATGTTAATACCATTTTATAATTTTTATCTAGCTTGCACAAATAGTGAGAATGGCGAAAATAAATGGGGAGAAAACCCAAAAGGTGAAGGAAATAGCTCAGAAATTAATCAAATAGGTCAAGAATAG
- a CDS encoding DUF58 domain-containing protein translates to MKHFYNTLFLNNRFFYILGSISALFVVGFFIPFFFEVSKMLLFVLVVLLLVDVFILYNTKNAIKVNRYLPERLSNGDINKISMQLESLYGFKAHLSIIEEIPFQFQKRDFIFNIVLSKKEEKTIHYDLIPTERGVYLFGNINVYASSPLQLATKKHVLGEGKEVKCYPSFLKLREFDFKAFNNDAVSYGTKKVRRIGHSLEFEQIKEYVSGDDIRSLNWKATAKRNQLMINQYVEEKSQPVYAIIDKGRAMQMHFNNLSLLDYAINSTLAISNVILRKQDKAGMLSFSTKLEDWVVAEKRNSQMSLISEALHNIKTDFSESDFSTLYAVVKRKITQRSLLILYTNFETMDGLKRQLPYLRALAKNHLVLVVFFENIALEALTTTQSEDVLGVYDSIIAEKFMYEKKSIVKELKKYGIQAVLTKPENLTGDTINKYLELKSRGLF, encoded by the coding sequence TTGAAACATTTTTACAACACTTTATTCTTAAACAATCGATTTTTCTATATTTTAGGAAGTATCTCAGCTCTTTTTGTGGTTGGTTTTTTCATTCCTTTCTTTTTTGAAGTTTCTAAAATGTTGCTTTTTGTTTTAGTGGTGTTACTATTGGTTGATGTTTTTATTTTATACAATACAAAAAATGCAATTAAGGTGAATCGCTATTTACCAGAGCGATTATCTAATGGAGATATAAATAAAATATCGATGCAACTGGAAAGTTTATATGGTTTTAAAGCACATCTTTCTATTATAGAAGAAATTCCATTTCAATTTCAAAAAAGAGATTTTATATTCAATATTGTCCTATCAAAAAAAGAAGAAAAAACAATTCATTACGATTTAATTCCAACAGAACGAGGTGTTTATTTATTTGGAAATATAAATGTGTACGCCAGTTCTCCGTTGCAATTAGCAACTAAAAAACACGTTTTAGGAGAAGGAAAAGAAGTAAAATGCTATCCATCTTTTTTAAAGTTGAGAGAATTCGATTTTAAAGCATTTAACAATGATGCTGTTTCTTACGGAACAAAAAAAGTAAGAAGAATTGGGCATTCTTTAGAATTTGAACAAATTAAAGAATATGTTTCTGGTGATGATATTCGATCTTTAAACTGGAAAGCCACTGCAAAGAGAAATCAGTTGATGATCAATCAGTATGTAGAAGAAAAATCGCAACCTGTTTATGCTATTATCGATAAAGGTCGTGCCATGCAAATGCATTTCAATAATTTAAGCCTGTTAGATTATGCAATCAATTCTACATTAGCAATTAGCAATGTTATTTTAAGAAAACAAGACAAAGCAGGTATGTTATCGTTTTCAACAAAGTTGGAAGATTGGGTGGTTGCAGAAAAAAGAAACTCTCAAATGAGTTTAATTTCGGAAGCATTACATAATATCAAAACAGATTTCTCAGAATCGGATTTTAGTACGTTATACGCCGTTGTTAAAAGAAAAATTACACAAAGAAGTTTACTGATTCTTTATACAAATTTTGAAACTATGGATGGTTTAAAGAGACAACTCCCCTATTTACGGGCGTTGGCTAAAAATCATTTGGTATTGGTGGTCTTTTTTGAAAATATAGCATTAGAAGCTTTAACCACAACACAAAGTGAAGATGTTTTAGGGGTGTATGATAGTATTATTGCAGAAAAATTTATGTACGAAAAGAAAAGTATTGTTAAAGAACTCAAAAAATACGGAATTCAAGCTGTTTTAACAAAACCAGAAAACTTAACAGGAGATACCATTAACAAGTATTTAGAGTTAAAATCTAGGGGGTTATTTTAG
- a CDS encoding MoxR family ATPase: METPNNEEVQQGISFENRIDLSELQESVFKIKKELQKVIVGQKDMMDLLIVALLADGHVLIEGVPGVAKTITAKLLARTIDVGFSRIQFTPDLMPSDILGTSVFNVKTSEFEFKKGPIFSSMILIDEINRAPAKTQAALFEVMEEKQITIDGQIFKLQEPFVVLATQNPIEQEGTYRLPEAQLDRFLFKINVDYPNADEELQILLKEQALENTTKASKIETVISGAKINEFRNLVNQIKIEENLLKYIANIVVNTRTNSFLYLGASPRASIAILGASKAFAAIEGRDFVTPEDIKRATIPVLQHRVIVTPEREMEGLTSKQIIEQIIEAVEIPR, translated from the coding sequence ATGGAAACACCGAATAACGAAGAAGTACAACAAGGTATCTCTTTTGAAAATAGAATTGATTTATCTGAATTACAAGAGAGTGTTTTTAAGATAAAAAAAGAACTACAAAAAGTAATTGTAGGTCAAAAAGACATGATGGATTTATTGATCGTTGCACTGCTTGCAGATGGTCATGTTTTAATAGAAGGTGTACCTGGAGTTGCTAAAACCATTACTGCTAAATTACTAGCAAGAACTATAGATGTTGGCTTTAGTAGAATTCAGTTTACGCCAGATTTAATGCCTTCAGATATTTTAGGAACTTCGGTTTTTAATGTAAAAACATCTGAATTTGAGTTTAAAAAAGGTCCTATTTTTTCGAGCATGATTTTAATTGATGAAATAAACAGAGCGCCTGCAAAAACACAAGCTGCTTTGTTTGAAGTCATGGAAGAAAAGCAAATTACTATAGACGGACAAATATTTAAGTTACAAGAGCCTTTTGTAGTTTTAGCAACGCAAAACCCTATAGAACAAGAAGGAACGTATAGATTACCTGAAGCACAATTAGATCGCTTTTTATTCAAGATTAATGTCGATTATCCTAATGCAGACGAGGAGTTACAAATTCTCTTAAAAGAGCAAGCTTTAGAGAATACGACAAAAGCAAGTAAAATTGAAACGGTTATTTCCGGAGCTAAAATAAATGAATTTAGAAATTTAGTTAACCAGATTAAAATTGAAGAGAACCTATTAAAATACATTGCCAATATTGTGGTGAATACTAGAACGAATTCCTTTTTATATTTAGGAGCTTCACCAAGAGCAAGTATTGCAATTTTAGGTGCATCAAAAGCGTTTGCTGCTATTGAAGGACGTGATTTTGTGACGCCAGAAGATATTAAAAGAGCCACTATACCGGTATTGCAACACAGGGTTATTGTTACACCAGAAAGAGAAATGGAAGGTTTAACAAGTAAACAAATTATAGAGCAAATTATTGAAGCGGTGGAAATTCCTAGGTAG
- a CDS encoding DUF805 domain-containing protein, with translation MNWYLKVVKEHYADFNGRARREEYWMFTLFNAIISIVISVVFAGIGIALESPLLAGLSYIYTLAVLVPSLAVLVRRLHDTGKSGWFILIGLIPLIGAIWLLVILCTDSVSGANKWGENPKGIGNNASINEIGRE, from the coding sequence ATGAATTGGTATTTAAAAGTAGTAAAAGAACATTACGCAGATTTTAACGGTAGAGCAAGAAGAGAGGAGTATTGGATGTTTACATTATTTAATGCAATAATTTCTATTGTAATAAGTGTTGTGTTTGCAGGGATCGGTATTGCTTTAGAATCACCTTTATTAGCAGGTCTAAGCTATATTTATACTTTGGCTGTTTTAGTACCAAGTTTAGCTGTTCTGGTTAGAAGATTACATGACACCGGAAAAAGTGGTTGGTTCATTTTAATTGGACTAATACCTTTAATTGGTGCTATATGGTTATTGGTAATATTATGTACTGATAGTGTTTCTGGTGCAAATAAATGGGGAGAAAACCCTAAGGGAATTGGAAATAATGCTTCTATAAATGAAATAGGTAGAGAATAA
- a CDS encoding DUF4129 domain-containing protein, translating to MQKKVFLFVLIFTSISFGQVDNDRLILFEKDTVHYDNSIEYAQKRAFTENIKEKYNDKEFQYTEEEIEETEPEKPSAGESAFVGAFLFFISTIFPFLLGGIIIFIILKTLLGTETNFWNFKKSKKIVAKKLIYEDEDIHETDIDGLLQNAIQDKEYRLAIRYYYLSVLKTLSDKKLIDYHKDKTNSEYLFEIENTATRTDFSYLSYVYSYVWYGDFPIDETNFKLAESKYQSFKNTLKK from the coding sequence ATGCAAAAAAAGGTATTTCTTTTCGTCTTAATTTTTACTTCCATTAGTTTTGGACAGGTTGATAATGACCGTCTTATTTTATTTGAAAAAGACACTGTTCATTATGACAATTCTATTGAGTATGCCCAAAAAAGAGCGTTTACAGAAAATATAAAAGAAAAGTATAACGACAAAGAGTTTCAATATACAGAAGAAGAAATTGAAGAGACAGAGCCAGAAAAACCTTCTGCAGGAGAATCTGCATTTGTTGGAGCCTTTTTATTTTTTATCAGTACTATTTTTCCTTTTTTATTAGGGGGTATTATCATATTTATTATTTTAAAAACCTTATTAGGTACAGAAACCAATTTTTGGAATTTTAAAAAATCTAAAAAGATAGTGGCCAAAAAACTGATTTATGAAGATGAAGATATTCATGAAACAGATATTGACGGATTGTTACAAAATGCTATTCAAGATAAAGAATATCGATTGGCTATTCGTTATTATTATTTATCGGTTTTAAAAACACTATCAGACAAGAAACTGATAGATTATCATAAAGATAAAACAAATTCAGAATACCTTTTTGAAATTGAAAATACCGCTACAAGAACTGATTTTTCATATTTATCGTATGTCTATTCTTATGTATGGTATGGAGATTTTCCGATAGACGAAACCAATTTTAAATTGGCAGAAAGCAAGTATCAATCTTTTAAAAACACTTTAAAAAAATGA
- a CDS encoding DUF4350 domain-containing protein, whose translation MILQHLKKYAPLLLLFLLIGCNKTDWNENFKEKEKSPFGNYIIYNESETLFKNQKVTLLKENIYDYLVFNSDFDNTKKHNYVAIKHSGYKLTNTGVTELLDFVAKGNNVFLAFNSFKDSLKSSLKFTTNNLDKDVYDVKGLKKLEGTFELNNKTFSKTSFSFDRNIRRNYFLQYNENTTSVLGTFAVDGEKVPNFIKIHYGEGAFYLHTQPIAFTNYYLLNNKEEYAANVFSYLPNADVIWDPQIKSSKYEDKKEDDNNVFKFFLEHPTLTWFLFVSSIGLLLFMLFNARRKQRPIPIIKPLQNSTVEFTQTIANLYLKEQDHKNLVDKKIAYFLEKVRSKYLLDTSNLNTDFIEKLASKSGNDLQRTKYLVNTIITLNKKMECLEEELIVLHKMIENFLNK comes from the coding sequence ATGATACTACAACATTTAAAAAAATACGCTCCTCTCCTGCTCTTGTTTCTACTAATTGGTTGTAATAAAACAGATTGGAACGAGAATTTTAAAGAGAAAGAGAAAAGTCCGTTTGGCAATTATATTATTTATAATGAATCTGAAACGCTGTTTAAGAATCAAAAAGTAACCTTGTTAAAGGAAAATATATATGATTATTTAGTTTTTAATTCAGATTTTGATAACACTAAAAAACACAATTATGTTGCCATAAAACATAGTGGTTATAAATTGACAAATACAGGTGTTACAGAGCTTTTAGACTTTGTAGCTAAAGGAAATAACGTGTTTTTAGCATTTAATAGTTTTAAAGACAGTTTAAAATCCTCTTTAAAATTTACTACGAATAATTTAGATAAAGACGTATATGATGTAAAGGGTTTAAAAAAGTTAGAAGGAACTTTTGAATTGAACAACAAAACTTTTTCTAAAACATCTTTTTCTTTTGATAGAAACATTAGGAGAAACTACTTTTTACAATACAATGAGAACACTACAAGTGTTTTAGGAACCTTTGCGGTTGATGGAGAAAAAGTGCCTAATTTTATTAAAATCCATTATGGAGAAGGAGCTTTTTACTTACACACACAGCCCATTGCTTTTACCAATTACTATTTGTTAAATAATAAAGAGGAGTATGCAGCCAATGTATTTTCGTATTTACCAAATGCAGACGTTATTTGGGATCCGCAGATAAAATCTAGTAAATATGAAGATAAAAAAGAGGATGATAATAATGTGTTTAAATTCTTTTTAGAGCATCCAACGTTAACATGGTTTTTATTTGTTTCTTCAATAGGGTTATTGCTGTTTATGCTTTTCAATGCAAGAAGAAAACAACGTCCGATTCCTATTATAAAACCCTTACAAAATTCGACAGTAGAATTTACTCAAACTATTGCCAATTTGTATTTAAAAGAACAAGATCATAAGAATTTAGTTGATAAAAAAATAGCCTACTTTTTAGAGAAGGTTCGTTCTAAATACCTTTTAGATACCAGCAATTTAAATACTGATTTTATAGAAAAATTAGCTTCTAAATCTGGTAATGATTTGCAAAGAACAAAGTATTTAGTAAACACAATTATTACTTTAAATAAGAAGATGGAATGTCTTGAAGAAGAATTAATTGTATTGCATAAAATGATAGAAAATTTCTTAAATAAATAA